The Oleispira antarctica RB-8 genome contains the following window.
CCAAAAATAGCAGACTGCATTCCCATGAGGAATAACAGCACCATCATCATCCAAATGTTACCCATAAAAATGGCGGTGGCGGCTAAACTCATAATAATAACTTCTAAACCTTTTACCCAGCGAATGAGCTGAGATTTTTCCAGTTTATCGGCAATTTGACCCGCAACCGGAGAGAATAAAAAGAAGGGCAAAATAAATAAGCCAGCGGCTAAATTAGTTAGTAAAGCAGAATCGGACTGAGCACTAATACCACCAAAAGCGATTAATAATAACAGCGCATTTTTATATAAATTGTCATTAAAAGCGCCTAATGCTTGGGTTAAAAAATAGGGCAGGAATCGGCGTTTATTGAGGAGTGAAAATTGTCCTTGCTGGCTCATGCTGAACGTCCTTATTGATTAATAGTAATATTGGCGTCTATGGATGTTTTCCACGACGTTAAATAATGATGAATTAATGAATGGATCATACTGCCTCCATTAACCGCTTGTCTATCAACGACTTGCCCATCAACGCCTTGGTAATGATTACTGGTCGAGGCAAAAATTTTATTATCGACTTCGAGCATACAGATACCGTGCACAGACGCCCAAACAGTTCGGGAAGCTTGTTGCAGTTCATTGGGTTTAGCTTGAGGCGATAATTTAAGCAGGCGCAATTCAATCAGCTCGAACAATTGATTAATACGGCTCTGTTGCCAGTCAGGCACATCTTCATCCAGCCTATGTTCAAACAATAAGCGCCATTGAAAGGTATGTTGCTGAGCAAAGAGTAAATATTCTTGTGCAAACAGCAACAGCTGTTGCTGAGCATTGAGGTTATCAGCGTCCGACAGCTTCTTCTCTAAAAGCTCACTAATCTGGTCTAGGGTACAAGCATTAACCGCCAATAATAGATGTGCGTAGCTGCCAAATAGGTTTATTAGTGTGCCTGGGGAATAACTAACCATTTTGGCAATTTGGCGCAGACTTAACGCTTGGGCGGGTTGTTGCTGTAAAAATTCTAATACTGAGGTTATTACCCAGGCTTTAAGCTCTTCTGGGCTGTGATCTTTACGACGTGCCATGGGACTTCACCAATTGCTTCACCAAAATAGTTGACTTGAGCTGATTTCGCTCTATTATTCTAAACAGTGTTCAGAATAATAGATTTATTTTGAACAGTGATCAAGTCTGCGTTGAAAATATAGTTAAAATACAGCGGATTCCAATAATTAGATGGGGTGGTTTATGGATAAATTACAAGATATGAAACAAGCGATTAAATATTCTTCGGGTATCGCAGTAACAGCGCTGTGCGCCTCAACCAGTGAATATGCGCTGGGATTATTGGCAGCCTATTATGGTTTGCGACAGGTTCGTAAGTTAAGACGGCTGATGAGTTAAGACGGCTGATGAGTGAAGAAGTCTCTGCGCAAAATCGTGCTAAATAGCATATTAAACGACAAAGCAGAATCCACAGCAGAGAGACATTAAAATAACCTGACCTTCAGACGCTGCAATCTCCAGTCCTTCAATCTTCAAGTACTCCAATCTTCATTGAGTATTTCAACCAAGGCCGCATACCGATCTTGCCCGATAGACTGGGCAATATCATTTTCGATACGAATCATGTGTTCTTTAATGATGATGCGTTTTTGCTGGCCTTGCTCTGTGAAATGGATGATCTTCTCGTTGCCTTTATCGCTTTCTTCCAGCTTGATCCAATCCAGTTCGGTTAGTCGAACCACGGTCTTGTGTGCCGCTTGGCGAGAGATGTTTAAGCTACGCGCTAATGCAGATATGCTACTGCTCTTGCCATTCAATACTGCGAGTGCCCGTGCTTGAGCGGTGGTTAGGCTGACGCCCCCTTGGTTTTTCAAAGAGATTAACAGTTCTTCCTCGTACCATTCGTAGCGTTTAAACAGTAGGGATTTTAAATTTTTTGATAAGTCTGGAATATTCATGTTGTCAATCTTAGTTGACAAGATGGATCAAGACAACTACTATCTTGTCATCTAAAGTTGACAATGCTGATTGAGATTATTCAATCACATCAGTCAAAGGATGAAGTAGAAACACAATGAGAAGATTAGAAAAATTTTACTTTCCTTTTTTTATGGCGGGTTTTATGACAATTATAATGTCATTTACACTCACCGCTATTCATCAAGGTTTTCATCCAGGGTTTTTACTGAACTGGGGGCGGTCTTTTATTTTCGCGTTCCCGATTGCATTTCCTTCGGTCGTTTTGATTGCTCCACTGGTGCATAAAATGAGTGAAGCGTTAAAGAGAAAAACGCATTAAATTGCGCTAAAATCTAGTCAGTTTCAGCACATAAGTCGCTATCGATCTGCAAAGGGATCTATTAAAACGTCTTCAAGTATTTGTTGTTGTGTCAATTCGGCTTCTAGGCGTAATCGTTCAGTGAAGTCGGCCAGCTTAGCAATAGGCTCTTCTTCTTCATGCTTGTCATCGATTAATACACCTTTGCTATACGCTTTGCTAGATTCTGAATTTTCGTTATTTTGTTCGAGTGTCGCTGATAGCAATTGCTGATTGCCCGTTGAAGTAGTGACGGTATTTGAAACGTCATAATTAAAAGTATTGTGGCGATACGTTTGCGTCAAAAAATCGGGTTTTTCTAAGTGCCCAAGTGATTTGTAATAAGCACCCTCAAGTTTAAAGTTTTGCTGTTGCTTGGTTGCAGTGACGGGCCCTTCAGTTTGCTGTCGGGTATTCACCGAGAGTTCGAGGGTAAAGCCTGAATATTCCTCAGGCTTTTGAGCAATATTGAATCTTTCTTTATGGCTAACAAAATGAAAACTAAAGTCGGGAATCGGCAGTAGAGCATCTTTGCTTTTTTCTGCATCGGAGGCATCTTGGCTCGTTAATTCATTAGTACGGTCTTGCTCTATCTCTTTAGCCCGCTCTAATTCATCTTCATTAATATTAAATCCTGCAGAGAATACATCTTGCATCAGCTGCGCTTGAATATCATCTGCTTGTGCTTTTTCTGCACTGTCTTTTAGAATATCAAGATAATGCTGTATCACTTGTTCTTTATTTTGCTCGCTGTATACCATCTGCCCAAGTTTAGTGAGTTGGATTTGTGCCTTATTTCCGTCGTAATTCACTTCGATAAAACGTTCTTCATCGTTGTTTTTATACTCTAATAACAGCGGTTTACTTGTGCCGCCCATACTGTTCAAATTCAGTTCACTGATAACATCAAAAGAGGCAAGGTCGAGGGTTTTTAAACTGGGGACTCCGTTATTAAAAAGTGTGGTAGAAAATGCTTCTAAATTTTCACTAAACTGTTGCAGTTGTTTTATTTCTTCTTTCGTCAGATCGCCTTGGACGTCAAAGCTTATTTCTGTGCTACGGAAACTGGCATGTTGTCCCACGGCATAAACACTAAAATCTTCAAATTCATACATTAACGTATCAGGATTTTTGCCACGACCGCTAAAACTTTCAATAGAAAATTGTATCGTTGCGCCACTTTTGGTTTTTAACTCTAGGTCAAATGCTTGAGTCCTTGTCTTAGACGAAACAATAAACTCACTGAAATCGACATTGCCTGCGCTGCTATTTTGCGATTGATAGTGGTATTGTCGCAACTCTTGGTGGTAGCTTTCAGTAGGCTTATTCAATAACTCATTAAAGCGAGTGCCTAAACCTTTGAAACGGTTATCAGAGTTTTCATCATTAAGCTGGTTGGTAAACTTTTGTGTTTGATCACTGCTTTGCAGCGTATTCGATATTGAGTGTTGAATAAAGGTGGGTTGCGGTTTATATAATTCGCTAAGAGATGAGTTTGGTGGTGAGCTAGGCAGGTAAGGAAGTGGCTGAGATAGCGTTAATTTTTCGCCTTTTTCTATTTTTACCAGAGACCTTTCATCGCTAATGACAGGGCGCATCTCGTTACTCTGCTGCGCTAGCAGAGTAAGCGGTGAACTGGAAAATTTAGATATATCCATAAAGCAGGCCCGTTCGGTATGTGCCATTAAATTAAGTTCACATACGATATCGGCTACTTTGATGAATACTTTATAGCGCTTTATTATTGAAACTATCAATCTTGCACAAACAACACATCACTGCGGGCAATGTATTTAGTGCCGCGGGTAATCGGTACCGAGCTATGCACTCTATGCAACGGGTGCATGCCATGGGGGAAGCAAAGGATTGATCCTGCTGGGGTACGAATATCAATATCTTTCATCGGTGCGTGACGGCCGACAGGTTGATAAGGATCGTTGCCATTGACTCGAAAGCGGGTAGCACCCCCGTCAAAATCTTCGCTTAAAAACATCAAAAATGTCATTTCACTGTAGCGATCAGGGTAGGCATCCGTCACTAGGTTTTGATCAATTACACGGCTGCCTGGCCAAGCGCCGTCTGTATGAAATTTAAAGAAATCACCTTCCTTATAACGATAAAAACGAAAGCGCGCATTGATACCGACAGACTGTCTGCCGTCAAATATATTATCAGG
Protein-coding sequences here:
- a CDS encoding Transcriptional regulator → MARRKDHSPEELKAWVITSVLEFLQQQPAQALSLRQIAKMVSYSPGTLINLFGSYAHLLLAVNACTLDQISELLEKKLSDADNLNAQQQLLLFAQEYLLFAQQHTFQWRLLFEHRLDEDVPDWQQSRINQLFELIELRLLKLSPQAKPNELQQASRTVWASVHGICMLEVDNKIFASTSNHYQGVDGQVVDRQAVNGGSMIHSLIHHYLTSWKTSIDANITINQ
- a CDS encoding Transcriptional regulator, translating into MNIPDLSKNLKSLLFKRYEWYEEELLISLKNQGGVSLTTAQARALAVLNGKSSSISALARSLNISRQAAHKTVVRLTELDWIKLEESDKGNEKIIHFTEQGQQKRIIIKEHMIRIENDIAQSIGQDRYAALVEILNEDWST
- a CDS encoding Oxidoreductase, 2OG-Fe(II) oxygenase family, encoding MNTDITSNVNKKDFYVVAREPGAENPSLPTWTSHSENPTGLALAAPLTVSRKDIPEVPGAFQLLNVLSPEECQAFIDTTEALGYLPDAPVSLARDVRHNDNVTWVVDKTTDELIWQRCAHLMPAPALTDTRLTDPDNIFDGRQSVGINARFRFYRYKEGDFFKFHTDGAWPGSRVIDQNLVTDAYPDRYSEMTFLMFLSEDFDGGATRFRVNGNDPYQPVGRHAPMKDIDIRTPAGSILCFPHGMHPLHRVHSSVPITRGTKYIARSDVLFVQD